Proteins found in one Penaeus vannamei isolate JL-2024 chromosome 29, ASM4276789v1, whole genome shotgun sequence genomic segment:
- the LOC138867285 gene encoding uncharacterized protein: MDWILGRATVQSHCGAPLGNIKVTDLYFADDVAILFESLETSVVSLDAFSNEVKPLGLEVSWTKTKIQDFGDLLREPVQSVRACGEDIEVTESFTYLGSVIHNSGQSDQEVSRQISLAAEVMSWRCQCLCRMTKLHVFKALIMPVFLYGSET, translated from the coding sequence atggactggatactgggcagagctactgttcaaagtcattgtggagcaccTCTGGggaatattaaggttacagacctttactttgctgatgatgttgctattctatttgagtctttggaaacctcaGTGGTgtctcttgatgcatttagcaatgaagtgaaacccttgggtctagaggtctcctggaccaagaccaagatccaggacttcggGGACTTGctaagagaacctgttcagtcggtacgtgcttgtggtgaagacattgaagtcacagagagctttacataccttggtagcgtAATTCATAATTCTGGGCAGTCAGACCAAGAAGTAAGCAGACAGATTAgcctggcagcagaggtcatgagTTGGAGATGCCAGTGCCTGTGCAGAATGACTAAGCTacatgttttcaaggccctgataatgccagtttttctatatggtagtgaaacctga